The following are encoded in a window of Brevibacillus ruminantium genomic DNA:
- a CDS encoding CopG family ribbon-helix-helix protein yields the protein MVGGGFVLSKSNTKRIMISLPHHLLQEVDGVIQKEKSNRSEFIRQAMHLYLKERKKRAIRETMQKGYMEMAKINLKMASEAFGAEEEADHTLVRLVSGV from the coding sequence ATGGTTGGAGGTGGATTTGTCTTGTCCAAGTCAAACACGAAACGCATCATGATCAGCCTTCCACATCACCTACTTCAGGAAGTGGACGGTGTTATTCAAAAAGAAAAATCCAATCGCAGCGAGTTTATTCGCCAAGCGATGCACCTGTACTTGAAAGAGCGCAAAAAGCGTGCCATTCGAGAAACGATGCAAAAAGGATACATGGAAATGGCGAAGATTAACTTGAAAATGGCATCGGAGGCATTTGGCGCTGAAGAAGAGGCTGACCATACTCTTGTCCGCTTAGTTAGCGGGGTGTGA
- a CDS encoding type II toxin-antitoxin system PemK/MazF family toxin, with the protein MIVKRGDVFFADLSPVVGSEQGGVRPVLVIQNDIGNRFSPTVIVAAITAQIQKAKLPTHVEIDAKMYGFDRDSVILLEQIRTIDKQRLTDKITHLDDEMMERVNESLQISLGIIDF; encoded by the coding sequence GTGATTGTCAAACGTGGCGATGTATTTTTCGCGGACCTATCACCGGTCGTCGGCTCTGAACAGGGAGGCGTCCGACCTGTATTAGTCATTCAAAACGATATTGGCAATCGATTTAGTCCGACGGTCATCGTCGCAGCCATCACAGCGCAGATTCAGAAGGCAAAATTGCCTACGCATGTGGAGATTGACGCAAAAATGTATGGATTTGATCGTGACTCCGTGATCTTGTTAGAACAGATTAGAACCATTGACAAGCAAAGACTGACCGATAAAATCACTCATTTGGATGATGAGATGATGGAGCGAGTGAACGAATCCCTTCAGATCAGTTTGGGGATTATTGATTTTTAA
- a CDS encoding anti-sigma regulatory factor, with translation MTGLHSYKVNISSEADIVTARQVGRNLSKELGFGTIMQSRIATTISELARNIFLYAGLGFILLERLGDEERVGLKITAFDEGPGIEDVRKALEDGYSTSCALGAGLPGVKRMMDEFSLQSTPGVCTQVVVVKWVE, from the coding sequence GTGACAGGGCTTCATTCATATAAAGTAAATATTTCATCGGAGGCAGATATCGTCACAGCTAGACAAGTAGGTCGAAATTTGTCGAAAGAACTTGGCTTCGGAACGATTATGCAATCGCGGATCGCTACAACCATATCAGAACTGGCGCGAAATATTTTCCTATACGCCGGCCTTGGCTTCATCCTGTTAGAGCGTCTGGGTGACGAAGAACGAGTCGGATTGAAAATAACTGCTTTTGATGAGGGACCGGGAATTGAAGATGTGCGCAAAGCCTTGGAAGACGGGTATTCAACTTCCTGTGCGCTTGGAGCTGGATTACCTGGTGTAAAAAGAATGATGGACGAGTTTTCTCTGCAAAGCACCCCTGGGGTGTGCACGCAAGTGGTTGTCGTCAAATGGGTAGAGTGA
- a CDS encoding PP2C family protein-serine/threonine phosphatase has protein sequence MSQQSEEMYTRILRDYLNGKSEDQLYLAQQLGKWLLSRNISPEEVIDMHGNLLRQMGDVPTFVQDSFQILTEIMIEYGNAHRSFDSWRNRHQQLQAEIAVASAMQQSLLPSSLPECPGLNLGMISIASNQMSGDFYHFVYESEGVFSVAIADITGKGIPAAMCMSMLRYAMDSLAEMKLSPGDMLRHMNSVVERNIDPCMFVTMQYGHYDTGRHSFRYATAGHEPGFLYRAREDRFFDLEGQGTALGIAAGSEYEEREIFLEPGDFLILLTDGVTERKNGRYYIQREELVSYLQEGVRLSAQEMVDHFYRRLLLLSQFEQPDDYTMIVLRRT, from the coding sequence ATGAGCCAGCAATCGGAGGAAATGTACACCCGGATTTTGCGTGACTATTTGAATGGGAAGAGTGAAGACCAGCTTTATCTGGCGCAGCAGTTGGGAAAGTGGCTTCTCTCCAGAAACATTTCCCCTGAGGAAGTAATCGACATGCACGGCAATCTCCTGAGGCAGATGGGGGACGTTCCCACGTTTGTACAGGACTCGTTTCAAATCCTTACAGAGATAATGATTGAATATGGGAACGCTCATCGCTCCTTTGACAGTTGGCGAAATCGCCATCAACAGCTTCAGGCCGAGATCGCCGTCGCTTCCGCGATGCAACAGTCACTTTTACCGTCTTCACTGCCGGAGTGCCCCGGCCTGAATCTCGGCATGATCAGTATCGCTTCTAACCAGATGAGCGGTGATTTTTACCACTTTGTATACGAAAGTGAAGGAGTTTTCAGTGTTGCCATTGCTGATATTACGGGAAAAGGGATACCGGCGGCCATGTGTATGTCCATGCTCCGGTATGCGATGGACAGCTTGGCAGAAATGAAGCTCTCCCCGGGAGATATGCTTCGTCATATGAATAGTGTCGTCGAACGAAATATCGATCCTTGCATGTTTGTCACCATGCAGTATGGCCATTATGATACAGGTCGACACTCCTTTCGCTACGCTACGGCTGGACACGAGCCGGGTTTTTTGTATCGGGCACGAGAAGATCGCTTTTTTGATCTGGAGGGACAAGGGACGGCTCTGGGGATTGCGGCCGGGAGTGAGTATGAAGAACGAGAAATCTTTCTGGAGCCGGGCGATTTTCTGATCCTTCTGACAGATGGTGTGACGGAGAGGAAAAATGGCCGATATTACATACAAAGAGAGGAGCTCGTTTCCTATCTTCAGGAAGGAGTGAGACTGTCTGCACAGGAGATGGTGGATCACTTCTACCGCAGATTGCTCCTTCTCTCTCAATTTGAACAACCAGATGATTACACCATGATTGTGCTCAGGCGAACCTAG
- a CDS encoding STAS domain-containing protein — MDLTMKEYGQNGQLVIYLKGEIDAYTVPKLKERLLLLVNHPEFKRIVVDFQSVEYIDSTGIGTFVAAMKACKQSGTVLAVQNLSPRVERLFRITGLYERMVPHKGETE, encoded by the coding sequence ATGGACCTAACAATGAAGGAGTACGGTCAGAACGGGCAACTAGTGATTTACCTAAAAGGGGAAATTGACGCCTACACAGTGCCAAAGCTGAAAGAGCGGCTGCTCTTGTTGGTCAATCATCCTGAGTTCAAACGGATTGTCGTTGATTTTCAATCAGTTGAGTATATTGACAGCACGGGGATCGGTACATTTGTCGCGGCAATGAAAGCGTGTAAGCAGTCAGGTACAGTGCTTGCGGTGCAGAACCTCTCCCCCCGCGTGGAACGATTGTTTCGCATCACCGGACTTTACGAAAGAATGGTGCCTCACAAAGGAGAGACAGAATAA
- the rsbW gene encoding anti-sigma B factor RsbW: MGHRPEADIIELTLPARADYVSIARLTVSGVANRMGFGYEEIEDIKLAVAEACTNVVEHAYDCEVGLEQHFRVRCLLQSDRLVVEVIDQGKGFGFDEQRESLKPIRSDVDIDEVAEGGLGLYLIHSVMDDVRVHVKDGVVVSMTKYLRRDEVSSNDQSSSKTES, encoded by the coding sequence ATGGGTCATAGACCGGAGGCTGATATCATTGAGCTGACATTGCCAGCCCGTGCCGATTATGTCAGCATCGCCCGTTTAACGGTATCCGGAGTTGCCAACCGGATGGGATTTGGGTACGAAGAGATCGAGGACATTAAACTGGCCGTGGCCGAAGCCTGCACCAACGTCGTCGAGCATGCGTATGATTGCGAGGTGGGCTTGGAGCAACACTTCCGGGTCCGCTGTCTGCTTCAGTCCGACCGGCTTGTCGTGGAAGTTATCGACCAGGGAAAAGGCTTTGGTTTTGATGAACAACGAGAGTCGCTGAAACCGATTCGCTCCGACGTCGATATCGACGAGGTGGCGGAAGGGGGGTTGGGGCTTTACCTCATTCATTCTGTCATGGATGATGTGCGGGTGCATGTCAAAGATGGGGTGGTCGTTTCGATGACGAAGTACCTGCGGCGGGATGAGGTGTCTAGCAATGACCAGTCCAGTTCGAAAACAGAATCATAG
- the sigB gene encoding RNA polymerase sigma factor SigB — protein MTSPVRKQNHSREELTQLVHLYQKTEDRSLQEQLVEAYRPLVESLAKKFVRGQILHEDLVQVGMIGLLASLRRFDREFGRSFESFAVPTIVGEMKRFIRDKTWSVHVPRRVKELSPKIKRVVDELTMKLQRSPQIEDIAAHLGVSEEEILETLEMGRSYHSLSMDSELEADGDGNTITLFDLIGTVEKGYQRVEQHLLINRALQVLDHREKEIIELTFYQNLSQKQAGDLLGMSQMHVSRLQRRALGKLREAMRFEQQEYPT, from the coding sequence ATGACCAGTCCAGTTCGAAAACAGAATCATAGTCGCGAGGAATTGACCCAGCTTGTTCATTTGTATCAAAAGACAGAAGACAGAAGTCTCCAGGAGCAGCTCGTAGAAGCATACAGACCTTTGGTTGAATCGCTTGCTAAAAAATTTGTCCGCGGGCAGATTCTTCACGAGGATCTAGTTCAGGTCGGCATGATCGGACTATTGGCATCTCTTCGCCGTTTTGATCGGGAGTTTGGCCGTTCATTTGAGAGCTTCGCTGTTCCGACAATTGTCGGAGAAATGAAACGATTTATCCGCGACAAAACGTGGAGTGTCCATGTTCCGCGCCGAGTCAAGGAATTGAGTCCAAAAATCAAGCGGGTCGTGGACGAGCTAACGATGAAGCTCCAACGTTCCCCGCAGATAGAAGATATCGCTGCCCATCTCGGCGTAAGCGAGGAAGAGATTCTGGAAACGCTGGAGATGGGACGGAGCTATCATTCGCTATCCATGGACAGTGAGCTGGAAGCCGACGGTGACGGGAATACCATTACCCTGTTTGATCTGATTGGAACCGTGGAAAAGGGGTACCAGCGTGTTGAACAGCATTTGCTCATCAATCGGGCGCTTCAAGTGCTGGATCATCGGGAAAAAGAAATCATTGAACTGACGTTTTATCAAAATTTGAGTCAAAAACAGGCTGGCGACCTGCTGGGCATGTCGCAAATGCATGTCTCTCGTCTACAGCGCAGGGCTCTTGGGAAGCTGCGGGAGGCAATGCGGTTTGAGCAGCAGGAATATCCTACCTAG
- a CDS encoding Tex family protein, whose product MDLTLMIQTIAQETDVKRHQVERTIALLDEGNTVPFIARYRKEMTGQLDETQIRAIEERVRYLRNLSVRKEEVIRLIDEQGKLTDELKASIEKATKLQEVEDLYRPFRQKRRTRATMAKEKGLEPLASYLLSFPKAGDPLTEAAAYIDVEKGVETAEQAMQGAMDIIAEQVSDDPQIRQWTRESTYQKGVLVTEQKAEEADEKNIYQMYYAYSEPLKKAAPHRVLAINRGENEGILKVSVEAPVQEILQYLKKRLVPEETVARPWLDAAAEDAYKRLIQPSVEREVRGELTELAEERAIHIFAENLRNLLLQPPLKGKIVLGVDPAFRTGCKLAVIDETGKLLEVDVIYPTPPVNKVAEAAAKVKEWIKRYEVQIIAIGNGTASRETEQFIADVIKDVKRDLSYIIVNEAGASVYSASTLAKEEFPDLDVAERSAISIARRLQDPLAELVKIDPKSVGVGQYQHDVSQTRLAESLQFVVESAVNHVGVDVNTASPSLLQYVSGISRQVAVNIVKKREEAGKFTSRKQLKEVPRLGAKTYEQCVGFLRIVDGEDPLDKTPIHPESYPATHKLLGLIGLSTQEIGSDVCREKLQALDIAVVAQQLDIGEPTLRDIVDSLLRPGRDPRDELPKPLLRSDVLQLTDLSKGMKLQGTVRNVVDFGAFIDIGLKNDGLAHISRLRKGFVKHPLDVVTVGDIVDVWVVDIDEKRQRVGLSLLPPQEA is encoded by the coding sequence ATGGACCTAACGTTGATGATCCAGACGATCGCTCAAGAGACAGATGTAAAACGACACCAGGTAGAGCGGACAATCGCCCTGTTGGATGAGGGCAATACCGTTCCTTTTATTGCCCGTTATCGCAAGGAAATGACGGGCCAATTGGATGAGACGCAGATTCGGGCCATCGAGGAACGTGTTCGTTATCTGCGGAATCTGTCGGTTCGAAAAGAAGAAGTAATCCGGCTGATTGACGAGCAAGGGAAGCTGACGGACGAACTGAAAGCCTCCATCGAAAAGGCCACCAAGCTGCAGGAGGTAGAGGATCTGTACAGGCCCTTCCGGCAAAAACGGAGAACCCGGGCTACCATGGCCAAAGAAAAAGGGTTGGAACCGCTGGCAAGCTATCTGCTGAGCTTTCCTAAAGCTGGAGATCCGCTAACCGAAGCGGCTGCATACATAGACGTGGAAAAAGGGGTAGAAACCGCAGAACAGGCAATGCAAGGTGCCATGGACATCATTGCCGAGCAGGTGTCGGACGATCCGCAGATACGTCAGTGGACGCGCGAATCCACCTACCAAAAAGGCGTGCTTGTGACGGAACAAAAGGCAGAGGAAGCCGATGAGAAAAATATCTACCAAATGTATTACGCCTACAGTGAACCGCTGAAAAAGGCCGCTCCACACCGGGTATTGGCCATTAACCGAGGAGAGAACGAAGGCATCCTGAAGGTATCAGTGGAGGCACCTGTTCAGGAAATCTTGCAGTATCTGAAAAAACGGCTGGTTCCCGAGGAAACCGTGGCGCGGCCGTGGCTGGATGCAGCGGCGGAGGATGCTTACAAGCGCTTGATCCAACCGTCGGTGGAAAGGGAAGTGCGCGGCGAGCTGACCGAGTTGGCCGAAGAGAGAGCCATCCATATCTTTGCAGAAAATCTCCGCAACCTGCTGCTGCAGCCGCCATTAAAGGGGAAAATCGTGTTGGGGGTAGACCCGGCTTTCCGGACTGGCTGCAAACTGGCCGTAATCGATGAGACTGGAAAGCTGCTGGAGGTAGACGTTATATATCCGACGCCTCCGGTCAACAAAGTAGCCGAGGCGGCAGCGAAGGTAAAAGAATGGATAAAACGCTATGAGGTTCAAATTATTGCCATCGGAAACGGAACGGCGTCTCGTGAGACAGAACAGTTCATCGCAGACGTGATCAAGGATGTAAAGCGGGATTTGTCATACATCATTGTCAACGAAGCAGGCGCCTCGGTCTATTCGGCTTCCACGCTTGCCAAGGAGGAATTCCCCGATCTGGACGTAGCCGAGCGCAGCGCCATCTCGATCGCCCGCAGGCTGCAGGACCCGCTGGCTGAGCTGGTCAAAATCGATCCCAAGTCGGTCGGGGTGGGCCAATATCAGCATGACGTGTCTCAGACACGACTGGCAGAAAGCCTTCAATTCGTTGTAGAGTCCGCAGTAAACCACGTCGGGGTAGACGTCAATACAGCTTCTCCTTCGCTGTTGCAGTACGTCTCCGGGATCAGTCGTCAGGTGGCGGTCAATATCGTAAAGAAGCGGGAAGAGGCCGGGAAGTTTACCAGTCGCAAGCAATTGAAGGAAGTCCCCCGGCTGGGGGCCAAGACCTATGAGCAATGTGTGGGCTTTTTGCGAATCGTGGACGGGGAAGATCCTTTGGACAAAACGCCGATTCACCCGGAATCGTATCCAGCTACCCATAAGCTGCTGGGGCTAATCGGATTGTCCACGCAGGAGATCGGCAGTGACGTCTGCCGGGAAAAATTGCAGGCACTCGATATCGCAGTGGTGGCTCAGCAGCTCGACATCGGGGAGCCGACCCTGCGCGATATTGTGGACAGTCTGCTTCGTCCGGGGCGGGACCCGCGTGACGAGCTGCCCAAACCGCTTTTGCGCAGTGATGTCCTTCAGCTCACAGACTTGAGCAAGGGCATGAAGCTGCAGGGAACGGTGCGCAACGTGGTCGATTTTGGGGCATTTATCGATATCGGTTTGAAAAATGACGGATTGGCTCATATCTCCCGCCTGCGAAAAGGCTTCGTCAAGCATCCGCTGGACGTCGTCACTGTCGGAGATATTGTGGATGTATGGGTCGTGGATATTGACGAGAAACGGCAGCGCGTAGGATTGTCCCTGCTTCCGCCGCAAGAGGCGTAA
- the cmpA gene encoding cortex morphogenetic protein CmpA, translating to MPQWMRKQLQRAFSGKDVRQIRLLNSCWFLYWEKHGGRPQ from the coding sequence ATGCCACAATGGATGCGCAAGCAGTTGCAACGTGCCTTCTCCGGGAAGGACGTGCGGCAAATCCGATTACTCAACAGTTGCTGGTTTTTATACTGGGAAAAACACGGCGGCCGCCCACAATAG
- a CDS encoding hydrolase/acyltransferase, giving the protein MRYLILQEKTGLRFVAMPESYMYQLIALLKRLQKEIDKLTIAERPELPAVVAECGGLELISETVQIEDGLAYVSQLEKRFSALQEDVYPLISLLTEIRALQAQLEFLLEEE; this is encoded by the coding sequence ATGCGCTATTTGATCCTGCAAGAAAAAACCGGGCTGCGCTTTGTCGCCATGCCTGAATCTTATATGTATCAACTGATCGCTCTGCTGAAGCGGCTTCAAAAGGAGATTGACAAGCTGACGATTGCCGAGCGACCAGAGCTTCCAGCGGTCGTTGCCGAATGCGGCGGGCTGGAGCTGATTTCCGAAACGGTGCAAATCGAGGACGGTCTGGCGTATGTCAGCCAGCTGGAAAAACGCTTCTCTGCTTTGCAGGAGGATGTGTATCCGCTGATCTCTTTGTTGACAGAGATTCGCGCCCTGCAAGCCCAGCTTGAATTCCTTCTGGAAGAGGAATAA
- a CDS encoding SprT family protein, whose protein sequence is MTDQELQTLVEAISAEYFARPFRHRARFNKRLRTTGGRYLIRSHDIEINPRHLEEYGEAELIGIVKHELCHYHLHLEKRGYQHKDRDFQELLKQVGGSRYCQEVGNGRTRLPYRYELVCSSCDMRYKRKRRMDPARYRCGRCRGKLRLEELALR, encoded by the coding sequence ATGACCGATCAGGAACTGCAAACGCTGGTTGAAGCAATCTCGGCCGAGTATTTTGCCAGGCCGTTTCGTCATCGGGCTCGATTCAACAAGCGGCTGCGTACAACGGGGGGACGCTATTTGATTCGTTCCCATGACATCGAGATCAATCCTCGTCATCTGGAGGAATACGGAGAAGCCGAGCTGATCGGTATTGTCAAACACGAGCTCTGCCATTACCATCTGCATCTGGAGAAAAGAGGGTATCAGCACAAAGACCGTGATTTTCAGGAATTGCTCAAACAAGTGGGAGGCAGCCGGTACTGCCAGGAGGTAGGCAATGGTCGCACGCGCCTGCCCTATCGCTACGAGTTGGTGTGCAGCTCCTGTGATATGCGGTACAAACGCAAGCGGAGAATGGACCCGGCCCGCTATCGCTGCGGCCGCTGCAGGGGGAAGCTGCGGCTGGAAGAGCTGGCTCTCCGTTAA
- the thiL gene encoding thiamine-phosphate kinase has translation MKQDEFSLIRQWTSRSRHQQGDGLSVGIGDDAAVFSVPAEMEVVACCDAMVETVHFLRETMNPSDIGYKAVISNISDVAAMGGLPRFALISVAVSPRWSAEDCQQIYEGIYDACEAYGVRVIGGDTVSSPASFYLSVTVLGEVEKGRALRRSAATPGQLVFVTGHLGGSAAGLDLLRRSGQTGEAALERWKPLLSFHQRPHAQVAAGRILLSSARAGALNDVSDGLASELWEIAEASSVQLRIEERKIPLAEVTRSYAEQAGVNPLHWALYGGEDYQLVGTVEEQAAGAIGERFAEQGISFSVIGRVEAGEPAVWMKSEQAWKPLVKAGFNHFGESEAGKG, from the coding sequence GTGAAGCAAGACGAGTTTTCCCTGATCAGACAGTGGACGAGCCGCTCCAGACATCAGCAAGGGGACGGACTCTCGGTAGGGATTGGCGACGACGCGGCGGTGTTCTCTGTTCCGGCGGAGATGGAAGTGGTTGCCTGCTGTGATGCGATGGTGGAAACCGTTCATTTTCTCCGTGAGACGATGAATCCCAGTGATATTGGATACAAGGCCGTTATCAGCAACATTAGCGATGTGGCAGCGATGGGGGGCCTTCCCCGTTTTGCGTTGATCAGCGTGGCGGTATCTCCACGCTGGAGCGCAGAGGACTGCCAACAGATATACGAGGGCATTTATGATGCGTGTGAAGCATACGGTGTCCGGGTGATTGGCGGCGATACGGTGTCCAGCCCTGCCAGCTTTTATCTTTCAGTGACGGTGCTGGGCGAGGTCGAAAAAGGGCGTGCTTTGCGCAGGTCTGCAGCCACTCCGGGCCAATTGGTGTTTGTGACAGGGCATCTGGGGGGATCAGCCGCGGGGCTTGATCTTCTGCGTAGGAGCGGGCAAACGGGCGAGGCGGCCCTGGAGAGGTGGAAACCGCTGCTCTCTTTTCACCAGCGGCCGCATGCACAAGTGGCTGCCGGTCGTATCCTCTTGTCCTCGGCACGTGCGGGAGCGCTCAACGATGTCAGCGACGGACTGGCCTCAGAGTTATGGGAGATTGCTGAAGCAAGCAGTGTCCAGTTGCGGATCGAAGAGAGGAAGATCCCGCTGGCAGAAGTTACCCGATCCTATGCCGAGCAGGCGGGTGTGAACCCGCTGCACTGGGCACTATACGGCGGAGAGGATTATCAGTTGGTCGGAACGGTCGAAGAGCAGGCAGCCGGAGCAATCGGGGAGCGCTTTGCCGAGCAAGGCATTTCGTTTTCGGTGATCGGCCGGGTAGAGGCGGGGGAACCGGCGGTATGGATGAAGAGCGAGCAGGCCTGGAAGCCCCTCGTAAAAGCGGGATTTAACCATTTTGGCGAGTCCGAGGCCGGGAAAGGATGA
- the tsaE gene encoding tRNA (adenosine(37)-N6)-threonylcarbamoyltransferase complex ATPase subunit type 1 TsaE, which yields MTGMMYEWQVSGVEQTQRFAEKLGSHLLSGDLLALEGDLGAGKTTFTQGLARGLKVRGTVNSPTFTIIKEYQGRLPLYHMDVYRVGEDVDSLGLDDYFFGEGVSVVEWASLIEDVLPAERLTIFLRTNGEEGRRIQLIPKGERYVKLCEEFDRSCGFSR from the coding sequence ATGACGGGCATGATGTATGAATGGCAGGTGTCAGGGGTAGAGCAGACACAGCGCTTTGCAGAGAAGCTGGGTTCCCATTTGCTCTCGGGCGACTTGCTCGCTTTGGAAGGGGACCTCGGCGCAGGAAAAACGACCTTTACCCAGGGACTGGCGCGCGGTCTAAAGGTTCGGGGTACAGTCAACAGTCCGACCTTCACGATTATCAAAGAGTATCAAGGGCGATTGCCTCTGTATCATATGGACGTCTACCGCGTGGGAGAGGACGTGGATTCCCTGGGGCTGGACGATTATTTTTTTGGAGAGGGTGTCTCCGTCGTGGAATGGGCATCCTTGATCGAGGATGTGCTGCCTGCGGAGCGTCTGACAATCTTCTTGCGGACGAATGGCGAAGAGGGACGCCGCATCCAGCTTATCCCCAAGGGAGAGCGCTATGTGAAACTTTGTGAGGAGTTTGATCGGTCATGCGGGTTCTCGCGATAG
- the tsaB gene encoding tRNA (adenosine(37)-N6)-threonylcarbamoyltransferase complex dimerization subunit type 1 TsaB, with protein MRVLAIDTSNLVLSVAVVEAGRVLAELTTNQQKNHSVRLMDAISLLMDETGTLPEQLGAIGVAKGPGSYTGVRIGVAAAKSMAWSLQVPVIGISSLEAVGMNALGFSGLIVPLFDARRGQVYTAAYRADGWEALRAEAEERLVLLRDWCASLRQQAGGEPLLFLGEDLAIHRELIVAEMGEQARFAPASYNHPRAAHIGLLAFRKLAAAGNSHELVPEYLQLAEAEAKWLAQNPAPAGKEQS; from the coding sequence ATGCGGGTTCTCGCGATAGATACATCAAATCTGGTATTAAGCGTGGCGGTCGTCGAAGCAGGGCGTGTCCTAGCGGAGCTGACCACCAATCAACAGAAAAATCACTCCGTTCGGCTGATGGACGCAATCTCTCTACTGATGGACGAGACGGGAACGCTCCCGGAGCAGCTCGGTGCGATCGGGGTAGCCAAAGGGCCAGGTTCCTATACCGGTGTGCGGATCGGAGTGGCGGCCGCGAAAAGCATGGCTTGGTCGCTGCAGGTGCCGGTGATCGGAATCTCCAGTCTGGAGGCTGTCGGTATGAATGCGCTGGGATTTTCCGGTTTGATCGTCCCGTTGTTTGACGCCCGGCGCGGTCAGGTGTATACAGCGGCTTACCGGGCAGATGGCTGGGAAGCATTGCGGGCGGAAGCGGAGGAACGACTGGTGCTGCTTCGTGATTGGTGCGCCTCTCTGCGGCAGCAGGCAGGAGGGGAACCGCTGCTGTTCCTGGGCGAGGACCTCGCCATTCACCGGGAGCTGATCGTGGCTGAGATGGGCGAGCAAGCGCGCTTTGCCCCTGCTTCCTACAATCATCCGCGGGCGGCGCATATCGGTTTATTGGCTTTTCGCAAATTGGCTGCGGCAGGCAACTCTCATGAGCTGGTGCCCGAGTATTTGCAGCTGGCCGAGGCAGAAGCGAAATGGCTGGCCCAAAATCCTGCCCCTGCAGGGAAGGAACAGTCATGA
- the rimI gene encoding ribosomal protein S18-alanine N-acetyltransferase, with protein MNELIDVEFRFMTTEDVDAVWELERLAFPTPWPRDAFVNELTINPNARYVVATMATQVVAYCGMWIVLDEAHITNVAVHPDCRGKKVGERLMRQMMGLAYLFGARSMTLEVRPSNTVARNMYTKLGFTEQGRRKRYYSDNNEDALIMWVTLHEQ; from the coding sequence ATGAACGAACTGATCGACGTAGAGTTTCGCTTCATGACGACGGAAGACGTGGATGCTGTCTGGGAGCTGGAGCGTTTGGCGTTTCCCACTCCCTGGCCGCGCGATGCTTTTGTCAACGAACTGACCATTAATCCAAATGCGCGTTATGTGGTTGCTACCATGGCCACACAGGTGGTGGCTTATTGCGGGATGTGGATCGTCCTGGACGAGGCTCATATCACCAATGTGGCGGTACATCCGGATTGTCGGGGCAAAAAGGTAGGGGAGCGGCTGATGCGTCAGATGATGGGACTTGCTTATCTTTTTGGTGCGAGAAGCATGACGCTGGAAGTGCGGCCCTCCAATACGGTGGCTCGAAATATGTACACAAAGCTGGGCTTTACAGAACAGGGGCGTCGCAAACGGTATTATTCCGATAATAATGAGGACGCTCTTATAATGTGGGTGACTTTACATGAACAATAG